One segment of Solanum stenotomum isolate F172 chromosome 1, ASM1918654v1, whole genome shotgun sequence DNA contains the following:
- the LOC125874458 gene encoding agamous-like MADS-box protein AGL15 isoform X2 yields the protein MGRGKIDIKLIENVNNRQVTFSKRRAGLLKKAGELSVLCDSEVAVIIFSSTGKLFEFSSTSMKQTLSRYNRCVASTDNSAEEKKSEDNEQPQLQQQTHVLKQEQKEVDSLKEELAKLKTKQLRLLGKDLNGMGLNELRLLEHQLNEGLLAIKERKEELLIQQLDYSRKQGGSFLTQLLLPSHELQVEELRGLFPLSASLPPPFLEYDRPLEKKYSILKESKESLDSDTACEDGVDDEDSNTTLQLGLPTICRKRKRTEQESPSSNSENQVGSK from the exons ATGGGTAGAGGGAAAATTGACATAAAATTGATTGAGAATGTAAATAATAGACAAGTAACATTTTCTAAGAGGCGTGCTGGCTTGTTGAAGAAAGCCGGGGAGCTTTCTGTTCTTTGTGATTCTGAAGTTGCTGTTATTATTTTCTCAAGTACTGGAAAGCTTTTTGAGTTTTCAAGTACTAG CATGAAACAGACGCTTTCGAGATACAACAGATGTGTAGCCTCAACAGACAATTCTGCCGAAGAAAAGAAGTCAGAG GACAACGAGCAGCCACAGTTGCAGCAGCAGACACATGTGCTGAAGCAGGAACAGAAAGAGGTGGACAGTCTTAAAGAAGAACTCGCAAAGCTCAAGACAAAACAACT GCGGTTGTTAGGCAAGGACCTTAATGGTATGGGTTTGAATGAACTACGACTTCTTGAACATCAACTAAATGAAGGACTATTAGCCATAAAGGAGAGAAAG GAGGAATTGCTGATACAGCAACTAGATTATTCTAGGAAACAG GGCGGTTCCTTTCTGACACAATTGCTTTTGCCATCTCATGAGCTACAGGTAGAAGAGCTCCGAGGGTTATTTCCTTTAAGTGCTAGTTTACCGCCACCTTTTCTTGAATATGATCGTCCATTGGAAAAGAagtattcaattttaaaagagagTAAGGAGAGTCTGGATTCGGACACTGCATGTGAAGATGGAGTAGATGATGAAGATTCCAACACAACTTTGCAACTGgg GCTTCCAACTATTTGTCGAAAGAGAAAGAGAACTGAGCAGGAATCTCCTTCAAGCAATTCAGAGAATCAAGTTGGCTCAAAGTGA
- the LOC125874458 gene encoding agamous-like MADS-box protein AGL15 isoform X1 — MGRGKIDIKLIENVNNRQVTFSKRRAGLLKKAGELSVLCDSEVAVIIFSSTGKLFEFSSTSMKQTLSRYNRCVASTDNSAEEKKSEDNEQPQLQQQTHVLKQEQKEVDSLKEELAKLKTKQLRLLGKDLNGMGLNELRLLEHQLNEGLLAIKERKEELLIQQLDYSRKQEERSALECETLRRQGGSFLTQLLLPSHELQVEELRGLFPLSASLPPPFLEYDRPLEKKYSILKESKESLDSDTACEDGVDDEDSNTTLQLGLPTICRKRKRTEQESPSSNSENQVGSK; from the exons ATGGGTAGAGGGAAAATTGACATAAAATTGATTGAGAATGTAAATAATAGACAAGTAACATTTTCTAAGAGGCGTGCTGGCTTGTTGAAGAAAGCCGGGGAGCTTTCTGTTCTTTGTGATTCTGAAGTTGCTGTTATTATTTTCTCAAGTACTGGAAAGCTTTTTGAGTTTTCAAGTACTAG CATGAAACAGACGCTTTCGAGATACAACAGATGTGTAGCCTCAACAGACAATTCTGCCGAAGAAAAGAAGTCAGAG GACAACGAGCAGCCACAGTTGCAGCAGCAGACACATGTGCTGAAGCAGGAACAGAAAGAGGTGGACAGTCTTAAAGAAGAACTCGCAAAGCTCAAGACAAAACAACT GCGGTTGTTAGGCAAGGACCTTAATGGTATGGGTTTGAATGAACTACGACTTCTTGAACATCAACTAAATGAAGGACTATTAGCCATAAAGGAGAGAAAG GAGGAATTGCTGATACAGCAACTAGATTATTCTAGGAAACAG GAGGAGAGGTCTGCACTGGAGTGTGAGACCTTACGTAGACAG GGCGGTTCCTTTCTGACACAATTGCTTTTGCCATCTCATGAGCTACAGGTAGAAGAGCTCCGAGGGTTATTTCCTTTAAGTGCTAGTTTACCGCCACCTTTTCTTGAATATGATCGTCCATTGGAAAAGAagtattcaattttaaaagagagTAAGGAGAGTCTGGATTCGGACACTGCATGTGAAGATGGAGTAGATGATGAAGATTCCAACACAACTTTGCAACTGgg GCTTCCAACTATTTGTCGAAAGAGAAAGAGAACTGAGCAGGAATCTCCTTCAAGCAATTCAGAGAATCAAGTTGGCTCAAAGTGA
- the LOC125874458 gene encoding agamous-like MADS-box protein AGL15 isoform X3, translating to MGRGKIDIKLIENVNNRQVTFSKRRAGLLKKAGELSVLCDSEVAVIIFSSTGKLFEFSSTSMKQTLSRYNRCVASTDNSAEEKKSEDNEQPQLQQQTHVLKQEQKEVDSLKEELAKLKTKQLRLLGKDLNGMGLNELRLLEHQLNEGLLAIKERKEELLIQQLDYSRKQEERSALECETLRRQVEELRGLFPLSASLPPPFLEYDRPLEKKYSILKESKESLDSDTACEDGVDDEDSNTTLQLGLPTICRKRKRTEQESPSSNSENQVGSK from the exons ATGGGTAGAGGGAAAATTGACATAAAATTGATTGAGAATGTAAATAATAGACAAGTAACATTTTCTAAGAGGCGTGCTGGCTTGTTGAAGAAAGCCGGGGAGCTTTCTGTTCTTTGTGATTCTGAAGTTGCTGTTATTATTTTCTCAAGTACTGGAAAGCTTTTTGAGTTTTCAAGTACTAG CATGAAACAGACGCTTTCGAGATACAACAGATGTGTAGCCTCAACAGACAATTCTGCCGAAGAAAAGAAGTCAGAG GACAACGAGCAGCCACAGTTGCAGCAGCAGACACATGTGCTGAAGCAGGAACAGAAAGAGGTGGACAGTCTTAAAGAAGAACTCGCAAAGCTCAAGACAAAACAACT GCGGTTGTTAGGCAAGGACCTTAATGGTATGGGTTTGAATGAACTACGACTTCTTGAACATCAACTAAATGAAGGACTATTAGCCATAAAGGAGAGAAAG GAGGAATTGCTGATACAGCAACTAGATTATTCTAGGAAACAG GAGGAGAGGTCTGCACTGGAGTGTGAGACCTTACGTAGACAG GTAGAAGAGCTCCGAGGGTTATTTCCTTTAAGTGCTAGTTTACCGCCACCTTTTCTTGAATATGATCGTCCATTGGAAAAGAagtattcaattttaaaagagagTAAGGAGAGTCTGGATTCGGACACTGCATGTGAAGATGGAGTAGATGATGAAGATTCCAACACAACTTTGCAACTGgg GCTTCCAACTATTTGTCGAAAGAGAAAGAGAACTGAGCAGGAATCTCCTTCAAGCAATTCAGAGAATCAAGTTGGCTCAAAGTGA